In Phorcysia thermohydrogeniphila, the DNA window GATGACAGCCTTTTTCCACTTCCTATTCGTGCCATTGACTCTTGGTCTATCAACTATCTCTGCAATCATGTTGACCCTCTATTACACCACCAACAAGGAAATCTACCGTGACATGGCCAAGTTCTGGGCCAAGCTCTTTGCTATTAACTTCGCCCTTGGAGTAGCTACAGGGCTTGTTCACGAGTTTGAGTTTGGTATGAACTGGTCAGTTTACTCAAGGTTCGTTGGTGATATTTTTGGAGCTCCCCTTGCAGTTGAAGGACTTCTCGCCTTCTTCATGGAGTCCACGTTTATGGGAGTTTACATCTTTGGATGGGACAAAGTTCCAAAGGCAGTTCACTTACTTGCAGCTTGGCTTTCATCCATAGGTTCAAACCTTTCCGCTCTCTGGATTCTCATTGCTAACGGGTGGATGCAGCACCCTGTCGGGGCAAAAGTGGTTGAGGCTGCTGCAGGAAAGAGGGCAGAGCTTGTAGACTGGTGGGGAATTGTTTTCAACCCTGTAGCGGACGTGAAGTTCTGGCACACTTCTACTGCAGGAATGGTTCTTTCTGCAGTATTTGTTCTTTCAATTAGTGCTTACCATATTCTTAAGAAGCAGCACGTAGAGTTCTTCAAGAAGTCTGCTTACATAGCTCTTATCTTTGGCTTCATTGCTTCTGTTGGTGAAATCGTTATCGGTGATATCCACGCCCATGAGGTTGCTAAGACTCAGCCAACAAAACTTGCAGCAGGTGAAGCTCTTTGGGAAACAAAGAAAGGGGCTAACATCCTGCTTGTAGCTTGGGCTGATGAAGAAAAGCAAGAGAACGTTATAGAGATACCCCTTCCAATACCGGGACTCCTCAGCTTCCTCGCAGCTCACAGCTTTGACGCAGAGATTAAAGGAGCTAAGGAACTCCAAAAGCAGTTTGAGGCTCAGTTTGGACGGGGTGACTACATCCCACCTGTTAACTTCAACTTCTGGGCATTCCACACAATGGTTTACCTTGGATTCTACTTTGTAATTCTCTTCCTTCTCGGTCTTATGAAGTACAAAAACCTTGAGAACAGCACTGGTTACCTCAAGATGGCTCTCTACTCACTTCCGCTTCCATACATTGCTTGCTGGCTTGGATGGGCCTTTGCAGAAGTTGGAAGACAGCCTTGGATTGTTTACCCACTTACTGACGACTACGGAAAGTTCATTCTTCCTGAAATTGGACTTAAAACTGCTCAGGCTGTATCCCCGCTTACAAACGTTGAAGTTGTGATTACCTACGTAATCTTCGTCCTAACCTTCGTTGGACTTGCGATTGCAGACTTCTACCTCCTTGCCAAGTTTGCAACCAAGGGTCCAGAAAAAGAAACAGAACTCTATTAATGGAGGAGGTGAGAGATGCACTTTGATTTACCTACCATATGGACAATCCTTGTAACCGTGCTTATTGCCGGTTACATCGTTACAGACGGTTTTGATCTTGGTGTAGGTATCCTTCATACCATTGTTGCCAAGACAGACATAGAAAGAAGGGTTACCATTAACGCTATCGGTCCTGTTTGGGACGGTAACGAAGTTTGGTTCATTACTGCTGGTGGTGCGGCCTTTGCTGCCTTTCCTGAGCTTTACGCCGCTCTATTTAGCTCCCTCTACATTGCTCTCTTTGTAGTTCTCTTAGCTCTCATCTATAGAGCTGTATCCTTTGAGTTCAGGAGCAAGGAAGAGAGTGAAGGTTGGAGGAAGTTCTGGGACCAGAGTATCTTCTGGTCAAGCTTGATAGTTGCTCTCCTTATCGGTGTTGCAGTAGGTAACATCTTGGCAGGTATTCCAATTAAGAACTCTGCTATAGAAGGTGAAATGCTCAAAGGCTTTGTTTATGCTGAGAAGTTCCCAATGAGTTTTATCAATCTCGTTAATCCATTTACCTTCCACGGTCTCTTTGGACTTCTCGTTGGTGTAACAACTGTTCTCTTCATCATCCTTCACGGTGTTTCATGGCTCATCTGGAAAACTGAAGGTGAAGTTGCTGAAAGGGCAAGGAACATAGCTCTTAAGGTATGGCCACTCTTTGTGATTATGTACGTTGTTTGTACTGGAATTGCCTACACAATTTCCTTCAAGATTAAAGACCCTGAAAACGTTAAGTACCTGAACCTTCCTGAAGATATGCTAAAAGAGATAGCATCTATGCTAAACAACGGCGTTCTTGAACATGCTCTCTTTAGATTCCCCGCTATTGAGTTCACACTTATAGTTCTTGCCGCTCTGTCTGCAGTAGGTTACTTCTTTGCCGTTAAAAACATGAACGGTGCTAAGGCATTTCTCTTCTCTACTCTTACTTTCCTCTTTGCAGGCTTTGCTGTTATGTTTGGCGCTTATCCGTTGGCAGTTCCTTCAAGCTATGGACTTGAACACTCAATTTCCATCTACAACGGATGTTCCAGTAACTATACTCTTACCGTTATGCTTGTAGCAGCCATCATCTTTACACCAATTGTTATTGCTTACCAAGCTTGGGTTTACAAGATGTTCCTCTTTAAGATTTCTGCTGAGTCCATTAAGAAAGAAATTGAAGAGGCTAGGGCTTAAAGGAGGGAGATATGTGGCTTATAATAGCTTTTATCTGGTGGGTTGCGGTAGCTTTCATCACCTACAGCCTTGCAAAATCAAAGTTTGAGGGAGAGGGGGCTTAGTTCCCTCTCTCCTTTACTATGAGGAGGGTAAATGGCCGCCATCATTGGCCTGAAGGAAAAGTTCCTCCCTGAAAGAAAGGATTTAATTGACAAAGCCCTTTACCTCTACCAGCAAACCGAAAGCTGGGAAGAGGTGGAAAGGTTCCTGAGGGAGGAGTTCAAGGAGGAACTCAGTTTCTTCAGGCCTAACCTCTTTACCTATTTCCTGATTGTTGGCGGTGCCCTTTTACTCCCGACGCTCTACCTGTGGAAAGTGGTCTTTGAACCGGGAACATCAGCATACTTTTTCTCAAGGCTTGTATTTATCCTATCTGCAATGTTTGCCCTTAAGGGTATTGTTGGTCATTACGTTATTGTTTTCCTGAACCGTGACAGGTTTGAGGCTGAGCTTAAGAGCTTAAAAGCATTTATTACAGGAGGGAAGGATGGAAAACAGCCCCATTAGGAAATTGATGTTCTTTGGCGTTTTCGGGACATACCTTCTGATAGTTCTCGTTACCTCCCTTGTGATTTATTCTACTATGAAGTAAAGATAGATAAGTTGAGGAGGGGGGAGCCTCAGCTCCCCCTTTTCTATTTTCGCAGTTCCAATATAAAAGCCTTAAAACCTTCGTCCGGGTTTTCCTTGTAGAGCTCTATCAGTTCCCTTACCCTTTCCTGACTTATCCCGAGTTCTCTAAGGAGCTCCTTCCTCCTTATCAAGTGGTAGCCGACAAACTGGAGTAAGTTCCTTGGCCTTTCTGAAAACTTAGCGCTTTCAAAGTCTATTACCCTTATTCTCTGACCATCAAAGAGGAGATGCTTTTCTCCCTTTATCTCCGAGTGTTTAACTCCTGCCCTGTCAAGGAAGTAGCAGCTCCTCAAGGCCTCTTTTACGACGGTTTTTGGGTCGTAATTTTTTAGAGCTCTGGAAAAAGGAAGTCCTTCTATGAACTCCATTATCAGGTACTCTTCGGTGCATTGGTGAACCTTTGGAGCTGGGTTCTGTTCTTCCGTCTTTATTGAAAAGTTTTCAAGGTGTTTGAGGATTTCACACTCCTTCTCTATGAGCTTTTCTTTTAGAACGTCAGACCTCTTTACCTTTATGGCTACTAAGTTCCTGTTAAGTTTGCCTTTAAATACTGTTCCCCTGTAGCCTTTGGCTACGAACTCTAAGAGCTCCACTCCAAGTTTTTGAAGTTCCTTTAGTATCCTCAGAGCTCTCTCTTCCCTGCATGTCGGGTAGTCAAGGAGAAGGTAGAGCTCTCTTTTCATAGCAGAGTAAACTCCGGGATACCGTGTTTTTTCCTCAGACATTTTTTAATGAGAGCTCTCTCTGTAACCTCATAGACCTTTTCGTGCCAGTAGAACCTGTAAGGTTTAAGTTTTTCAACCGCTAAGTGTTTACAGCTCTCTGCATAGGGTGAATACTGGAAGAGGAAGTCGTAGAACTTCTCCTCAAGGTTTATCAGCTCTTCCTCAATTTCCTTTAAACTGTCAAGGCCTTTAAGCTCCTCTAACCTCTCTATTATAGAGAGGTCATCTATTTCAAGCTCAAGTAGTATGGACTTGAGTATTGTGTATAGCTTGTCAAGCTTCCTGTAGGGAATTGTCTCTTCCTGTAAAGAACCAAGGGCAAACTTGGCCTCTTTGCGGGTAAACTGCTTGAAACGTTCCCTAACCAGCCTGTCTATATCGCAGAGCGTAAAACGTCCCTGTGGGGGATTTTCGCTTAAGACTAAGAGGACAAAGTGTAGGGGAATCTGCATTGAATACCAATCCCTTAAAACGGCCGTGTCGTTTGAGCCAGAGTAGAAAAAGAGTGATGGGTATTCTTCTTCAAGGTGAGTTACAATTTCTCTGATGTATTCCTTTAGACTCTTTTCTTTATCCATTCAACGAACTCCCCGAAAGCTTCCCTTATCTCCTTTTTGAGCTGGACAATTCTATCACTGTAGGTGATGAAACTGCCAAAGAGCCTCTTTTCTGTCTCTGCCTCTCTGATTTTCCTGTAAAGACGGGTTAGCTTTTTAAATTCTGGGGTTTTCTCGGATAGAGCTCTCAAGGCTTTTAGGGTGTTGCCGAACTGCCTCCTTGAATAGAGCTGGTAAATGTAAGCAATAAACTCAAGGTCAACAACGCCGCCAGCAGAGTACTTTATGTCGTTCTTCCCTTTTCCAAGCTCTCTTTCAAGCCTTTCTCTCATAGTTAGTATTTCGTGTAAGGTATCCTTATCAAGGGGTTTCCCAAACAGGAAGTCCTTTACAATTCCTTCTACTTCTTCCCTGAGGTTCCCTTTCAGGAAACGGAAACGGGTGAAGGCGAGCCTTTCCCAGACTCGTGCAGTCTTCTCTGTGTACTCCCTAAAGTACTTGACGGTGAATATGAGCTCTCCCTTCTCTCCAAAGGGTCTGAGCCTTGTGTCAACCTCGTACCCTAAGCTTTCAAGCTCCTTGATAAGTTTTAGAGCTCCTTCTGTGCTTTCAAGAGGTTTCTCTGAGAAAAAGAGTAGGTCAATATCTGACTCTACGTTCATTTCCCTACTTCCGTGCTTTCCTAAGGAGGCTAAGGAAAAGGCCTGAGGAGAGTTTTCGTATAGCGTGTCAATAACAAAATCTGCAATTTCTGTGAGCTCCTTAAAGAATTCCTCTACCTCTGTTCGCTTTAGTCTCAGGCGGAGGAGTGCCCTTACCTCTGCTAAGTTCTTCACAAACCTGAGGTTTTTAAACTCTAATAAATCTTGGCGGAGGCCTTCCTTTGTTACTGGGTTCTCTATGTAGTCGGGGTTAAATATGAAGTCAACGATTTCTGGCGTTTCTCTAAAGCGCTTTATGAAAAAATCCTTTGTGGAGAGGAGGAAGAAGAGAAGCTTTATGGCGTGAATTTCTGAGAGAATGGAGAAGAAGAAGACCCTTCCCTCTTCTCTCTCAAAAAAGGTTACAAGGTTCTTCATGGCGTTCTTGGAGTCCGGGGCATCAAAGAGGAGCTCCAAGAAGCGTTCTCCCATTACGTCTAATCGGTTAGTCTCTTCTGCAGAGAGCGTCTTTAAGTTTAGGAGAACTTCTATAAAGCGTTTAACCTCTTCTGGTTCCCTGAATCCAAGTTTCTGGAGCTCAAGAGTTGTAACGGCAGATAGAGGTTTCCTGTCTCCTGTAGGGAAGAACTTGTTAAAGTAAGCGTTAACCGTTCCCATGAGGTGTTGGAGTTTCTCAAGGAATTCCTCTCTACTTTTAAATCCCATCTTTTTAGCAAGCTCTTCTGCCTCTTCACTTTCGGGGTGGAAGGTTTGGGTTTGACGGAAGTTCGTGATCTGGAGCATGTGCTCGGCTTTTCGTAAAAAAATGTAAGCCTCTTTTAGTTCTTCATACTCCTTCTCCTGAAGGAATCCCCATTTAAAGAGCCTTCTTAAGGCTATGAGAGTGTTCTTTGAGCGTATGTATGGGTGTTTTCCGCCGTAGATGAGCTGGAAGGCCTGAACGATAAACTCAACCTCTCTGATTCCTCCTTCGCTGAGTTTAAGGTCAATTTTCTTTCCTTTCTTTAGAACCTTTGTTTTTATGAGCTCTTTAAGCCTCAGGAGCTCCTCAATTAGCGTAAGGTCTATGTACTTCCTGAATACAAAAGCTCTCGCCAGTTTCAGAAACTCAGTGCCAGTTCTCATTAGGTCGCCGGCCGACGGCCTTGCCTTTAAAAGGGCAAATCTCTCCCAAGGCCTTGCGACGGCCGTGTAGTACTGTTCTAAGGCCTCTATGTCGTTACACAGAGGGCCCATAGTTCCGTTGGGTCTAAGCCTTAAGTCAACGTTCATGCAGATGCCTTCGTCTGTGTTTTTAGTAAGGAGCTCCACCAAGTACTTTGAAAGTATCGTAAAGTAGTCGTGGTTCTGGAGCTTTCCGTAGCTTCCTCCTGTTGTTTCGCCGTACCTGCTCTCATAGACAAAAATGAGGTCTATGTCGGAGGAGTAGTTGAGCTCGTAACCTCCTGCTTTTCCCATATCAACGACGACAAATCCACAGGAAGGTTTGCCGTAACGCTCTTCTAGAACTTTTTCGGCAAAGGAGAGGGCGGCCTTTATACAGGCGTCGTGTATGAGGGTTACGTCCCTGACAAGCTCCTGAAAGTCAGCAATTCCGAGTATGTCCCGCAGAACTACCCTTGACATCTGAAGGTTTTTGTAAACCCTTAGCCTGTTCATAAAGGATTTTTCCGTTTCACTTTCAAGGAGCTCTACCCGAAACTCTGAGGGTAAAAAACGTTTTTTATAGATTTCTTTAAGTTCCGGTAGTTTATGTGTGTGTTTTATCAGGAAATCTCCTAAGAACTGAGAAAAAGAGAAGAGCTTTATAAGGTGAAAGAGGAAGTCGCCCTGCAGCCACTTAGGCATCTGGCCGGATAATTTCTCCCGTAACTTCTCTGTGAGTATTAGAGCTCTCCTTTTGTTGGGGAGCTCTTCCTTCTCAATAAAGTCTAAAGCTTTTTGCCATTCAGGTTCAAAGGAGTTTCTACACTTTTCAAGTAACAGTTTCATTTCTCTCTCCTCTCAAAGGCTGATGGTATTCCCATCTCCTCCCTGTACTTTGCTACGGTTCTCCTTGCTATTTTAATCCCCTCTTTTTTCAGAATTTCTGCTATTTTACTATCGCTTAAAGGTTTTTTCTTGTCTTCGTTTTCAATTATTTGTTTGATACGCTCTTTCACGGATTCCGTTGAAATACCGCCTATGCCTTTTTTAAAGAAGAACTTGAAAGGATAAACGCCGTGAGGTGTTTCAACAAACTTATCTTTAACCGCTCTACTTATCGTTGACTCGTGAATTGAGAGCTTCTCCGCAACTTCGTGGTAGCTTAGGGGTTTTAGGGTTCTTCCGTCTTTGAGGAACTCTTTCTGGTGCTCAAAAACAACTTTTCCTATTTTTTTTAGAGTTTCGTTTCTCTGTTCTATAGCCTTTTTAAGGTTTATAGCCCGCTGGTATTTCTCGTATATGTATTTTTTCAGTTCTTCTCTTGTGGCGTGTTTTAGGTAGAAAGTGTTGATTTTCAGGTTGAACCTTCCCGGCTGCAGCACTTCTACTATTACGTTTTCGTCCTTAAGGTAGACCCTTAGGTCGGGAACTATCCTAAGGTTAAAGTCTCCGAGGTTTCCGGGCTGGGGGTCAAGTCTTTTTAAGAGTGCTAAGAACTCTTCAAGTTCTTTGTCCGTGAGGCCTACCTTTTTCTGGAAGTCTTTCCTGCTCTTGGAAAGGAGCTCTAAGTGGTCAATGGCAGATATGAACTTTTCAGTTACTTCTAATTCCTGTAGCTGTGCTTTAAAGGCTTCCTTTACAGAGTAAGAGCCGCAGCCGGCTGGTGATAGTTGCTTAACAACTTCGCGCACCTTTTTAACCGTTTCAGTCGGAACGGAGAGCTCCTTGGCTATCTCGTTCTCCGTTAGGCTCAGGAACCCTCTTTCATCAAGGTTCTCAATTATCAACTTAGCTATTTCAAGCTCTTTTCCCTCAAGTTCTGCTGCTGCTTGCTGCAGGAGAGATTCTCTCAGGGAAAGCCTTGAAGGTATAACGGTTTTTTCTTCCTCCTCTGCCGGAAATACGTTGCCTCCTTCAAAGATAAACTCAGGGATTTCTCTTTCTTCTATCTCCTTTTCTGCTTCTTCGCCCTCTTCCAGCTCTAAGAGTGGGTTTTCTTCTATTTCGTTCTTTATGGCTTCCTCAAGCTTTAAAAGGGGAAGCTGGAGGACCTCAAGGTGAAGGTAAACGCTCGGGGTTAGCTTGAGCTGTAAGGAAAGCTTTAAATCGTAGCGGAGCTCTGCCATACGTTCCCGTTTGCTTTGATAGAATTTCTGACATGAAGAGAATATATGTTCACCTACTCATTGTATCATTGCTGGCCTTCCTTGCAGCCTGCGGAGTTGTAAGGACCTCCCCCTTCGGAGATAAGGCTTTTATTTTTATCCCTACTCCTCAAGAAGTAAACATCGGTAGGCAGGCTGCAAGGCAGGTAGAGAGGAAAGTCAAACTCTGTCGTGACCCCGTTATAAACGAGTACGTTAGGTTTGTAGGAAATAAAATAGCGGCGGTTAGCGACAGGCACGACGTTATCTATCACTTTAAGGTCATAGACTCTGACGAGATTAACGCCTTTGCCCTGCCCGGGGGGTGGGTCTATATCTATACCGGCCTTTTACGCCACTTGAAGAATGAGGCTGAGCTTGCCTTTGTTCTTGGGCACGAGGTTGGTCACGTTGTTGGAAGGCATGCCGTTAGGAGGCTACAGTTCATATACGGACTGGACTTTATTCTTTCTCTGACCTTTGGGGGAAAGGAGCTCTCGCCGGCAGAGAGGGAGTTCCTCAACATTCTTCTCAACCTCGTGGTGGCTGGGTACAGCAGGAAGGAAGAGCTTGAAGCAGATGCTATGGGTGCCTATTATACGGGGAAGGCAGGCTGGAATCCCGTTGCCTCTGTTGAGACCATTAGGCTCCTTGACTCTCTAATAAAGTTTAAGCCTACAGGGGTAACGGAGCTCTTTATGGACCACCCCACTAACAGGAAAAGGGTAAGAAACCTTAACCGCTGGTTGAGTAACTTTCCAAAGGAGTGGCAGAAAAATCCCTTCAACGAGGAGAGGTATAGGGAAAAAGTCTTAAGGAGGCTTGAGGTTGGACATTGTAGATGAAGCAAGGCGAGTAATCCTGCAGGAGGCAGAGGCCTTAAAAAAGCTTGCTCAGGGTCTTGACGATAGTTTCGTAAAGGCAGTTGACATACTCCTTAAAACGAAAGGAAGGGTTGTCTTAACGGGAGTTGGAAAGTCAGGTCTTATATGTAAGAAAATTGCTGCTACGCTTGCAAGTACCGGAACTCCGGCCTTTTTCCTCCACCCTGCCGATGCTGCCCACGGTGACCTTGGTATGGTTAGGGGAGACGACACGGTTATTGCCGTTTCAAACAGCGGAGAGACGGCGGAGCTCCTAAACGTCGTTCCGATAATAAAGAGCTTTGGTATTCCCGTTATAGCTGTAACAAACAATCCAAACTCCTCCTTGGCAAAGCTTGCCGACGTGACGCTGCTCTTGCACGTAGAAAAAGAGGCCTGTCCCCTCGGTCTTGCCCCTACAACCTCAACAACGGCAACCCTTGCCCTCGGTGATGCTATTGCAGCTGTCCTTATGAAGCTGAAAGGGTTCACGAGCCAAGACTTTGCCAAATTCCACCCCGGCGGCAAGCTGGGTATAAGACTTTCAAGGGTTAAAGACTTAATGAGGACAGGCGATGAGATACCCGCTGTTTCACCTGACACGGCTCTTAAAGACGTTATTTATGAGATTTCTTCCAAGAAACTTGGAGCTACTCTTGTCCTTGATGGTGGAAAGCTCGTCGGGATAATAACTGATGGAGACCTCAGAAGAGCCTTTGAAAGGGGGGTGGATTTTTCTACACGGGCTGAGGAGATAATGACCAAAAATCCAAAGACGGTTGAGGAAGATGTCTTTGCAGAGAAGGCTATAGAGATTATGGAAAGGTACAAGATAACTGTTCTGCCTGTTGTGGGTAGGGACAGAGAAGTGAGAGGAATAATTCACCTTCACGATATTCTCGGCAGGAGAATAGTCTAAATCTTCTAATAAATCTCTCTGTTTTATACCTTATTTGGAATTTTTAACTAATTTGTTACAATCAAATTAGTGATGTTTGTAATTGAAAAACTGCCTGTGGTAAC includes these proteins:
- a CDS encoding cytochrome ubiquinol oxidase subunit I; this encodes MDGGFVLLVSRLQFAMTAFFHFLFVPLTLGLSTISAIMLTLYYTTNKEIYRDMAKFWAKLFAINFALGVATGLVHEFEFGMNWSVYSRFVGDIFGAPLAVEGLLAFFMESTFMGVYIFGWDKVPKAVHLLAAWLSSIGSNLSALWILIANGWMQHPVGAKVVEAAAGKRAELVDWWGIVFNPVADVKFWHTSTAGMVLSAVFVLSISAYHILKKQHVEFFKKSAYIALIFGFIASVGEIVIGDIHAHEVAKTQPTKLAAGEALWETKKGANILLVAWADEEKQENVIEIPLPIPGLLSFLAAHSFDAEIKGAKELQKQFEAQFGRGDYIPPVNFNFWAFHTMVYLGFYFVILFLLGLMKYKNLENSTGYLKMALYSLPLPYIACWLGWAFAEVGRQPWIVYPLTDDYGKFILPEIGLKTAQAVSPLTNVEVVITYVIFVLTFVGLAIADFYLLAKFATKGPEKETELY
- the cydB gene encoding cytochrome d ubiquinol oxidase subunit II, with the protein product MHFDLPTIWTILVTVLIAGYIVTDGFDLGVGILHTIVAKTDIERRVTINAIGPVWDGNEVWFITAGGAAFAAFPELYAALFSSLYIALFVVLLALIYRAVSFEFRSKEESEGWRKFWDQSIFWSSLIVALLIGVAVGNILAGIPIKNSAIEGEMLKGFVYAEKFPMSFINLVNPFTFHGLFGLLVGVTTVLFIILHGVSWLIWKTEGEVAERARNIALKVWPLFVIMYVVCTGIAYTISFKIKDPENVKYLNLPEDMLKEIASMLNNGVLEHALFRFPAIEFTLIVLAALSAVGYFFAVKNMNGAKAFLFSTLTFLFAGFAVMFGAYPLAVPSSYGLEHSISIYNGCSSNYTLTVMLVAAIIFTPIVIAYQAWVYKMFLFKISAESIKKEIEEARA
- a CDS encoding protein kinase domain-containing protein, yielding MSEEKTRYPGVYSAMKRELYLLLDYPTCREERALRILKELQKLGVELLEFVAKGYRGTVFKGKLNRNLVAIKVKRSDVLKEKLIEKECEILKHLENFSIKTEEQNPAPKVHQCTEEYLIMEFIEGLPFSRALKNYDPKTVVKEALRSCYFLDRAGVKHSEIKGEKHLLFDGQRIRVIDFESAKFSERPRNLLQFVGYHLIRRKELLRELGISQERVRELIELYKENPDEGFKAFILELRK
- a CDS encoding glutamate-ammonia-ligase adenylyltransferase, whose amino-acid sequence is MKLLLEKCRNSFEPEWQKALDFIEKEELPNKRRALILTEKLREKLSGQMPKWLQGDFLFHLIKLFSFSQFLGDFLIKHTHKLPELKEIYKKRFLPSEFRVELLESETEKSFMNRLRVYKNLQMSRVVLRDILGIADFQELVRDVTLIHDACIKAALSFAEKVLEERYGKPSCGFVVVDMGKAGGYELNYSSDIDLIFVYESRYGETTGGSYGKLQNHDYFTILSKYLVELLTKNTDEGICMNVDLRLRPNGTMGPLCNDIEALEQYYTAVARPWERFALLKARPSAGDLMRTGTEFLKLARAFVFRKYIDLTLIEELLRLKELIKTKVLKKGKKIDLKLSEGGIREVEFIVQAFQLIYGGKHPYIRSKNTLIALRRLFKWGFLQEKEYEELKEAYIFLRKAEHMLQITNFRQTQTFHPESEEAEELAKKMGFKSREEFLEKLQHLMGTVNAYFNKFFPTGDRKPLSAVTTLELQKLGFREPEEVKRFIEVLLNLKTLSAEETNRLDVMGERFLELLFDAPDSKNAMKNLVTFFEREEGRVFFFSILSEIHAIKLLFFLLSTKDFFIKRFRETPEIVDFIFNPDYIENPVTKEGLRQDLLEFKNLRFVKNLAEVRALLRLRLKRTEVEEFFKELTEIADFVIDTLYENSPQAFSLASLGKHGSREMNVESDIDLLFFSEKPLESTEGALKLIKELESLGYEVDTRLRPFGEKGELIFTVKYFREYTEKTARVWERLAFTRFRFLKGNLREEVEGIVKDFLFGKPLDKDTLHEILTMRERLERELGKGKNDIKYSAGGVVDLEFIAYIYQLYSRRQFGNTLKALRALSEKTPEFKKLTRLYRKIREAETEKRLFGSFITYSDRIVQLKKEIREAFGEFVEWIKKRV
- the rpoN gene encoding RNA polymerase factor sigma-54 — its product is MAELRYDLKLSLQLKLTPSVYLHLEVLQLPLLKLEEAIKNEIEENPLLELEEGEEAEKEIEEREIPEFIFEGGNVFPAEEEEKTVIPSRLSLRESLLQQAAAELEGKELEIAKLIIENLDERGFLSLTENEIAKELSVPTETVKKVREVVKQLSPAGCGSYSVKEAFKAQLQELEVTEKFISAIDHLELLSKSRKDFQKKVGLTDKELEEFLALLKRLDPQPGNLGDFNLRIVPDLRVYLKDENVIVEVLQPGRFNLKINTFYLKHATREELKKYIYEKYQRAINLKKAIEQRNETLKKIGKVVFEHQKEFLKDGRTLKPLSYHEVAEKLSIHESTISRAVKDKFVETPHGVYPFKFFFKKGIGGISTESVKERIKQIIENEDKKKPLSDSKIAEILKKEGIKIARRTVAKYREEMGIPSAFERREK
- a CDS encoding M48 family metallopeptidase, which codes for MKRIYVHLLIVSLLAFLAACGVVRTSPFGDKAFIFIPTPQEVNIGRQAARQVERKVKLCRDPVINEYVRFVGNKIAAVSDRHDVIYHFKVIDSDEINAFALPGGWVYIYTGLLRHLKNEAELAFVLGHEVGHVVGRHAVRRLQFIYGLDFILSLTFGGKELSPAEREFLNILLNLVVAGYSRKEELEADAMGAYYTGKAGWNPVASVETIRLLDSLIKFKPTGVTELFMDHPTNRKRVRNLNRWLSNFPKEWQKNPFNEERYREKVLRRLEVGHCR
- a CDS encoding KpsF/GutQ family sugar-phosphate isomerase, which encodes MRLDIVDEARRVILQEAEALKKLAQGLDDSFVKAVDILLKTKGRVVLTGVGKSGLICKKIAATLASTGTPAFFLHPADAAHGDLGMVRGDDTVIAVSNSGETAELLNVVPIIKSFGIPVIAVTNNPNSSLAKLADVTLLLHVEKEACPLGLAPTTSTTATLALGDAIAAVLMKLKGFTSQDFAKFHPGGKLGIRLSRVKDLMRTGDEIPAVSPDTALKDVIYEISSKKLGATLVLDGGKLVGIITDGDLRRAFERGVDFSTRAEEIMTKNPKTVEEDVFAEKAIEIMERYKITVLPVVGRDREVRGIIHLHDILGRRIV